In Cydia strobilella chromosome 6, ilCydStro3.1, whole genome shotgun sequence, one DNA window encodes the following:
- the LOC134742053 gene encoding spatacsin, with the protein MEGLTQNEKTIWSCWEEKSARDVVREAANKGSHINLAVKYLMHKNSWNEDTARDWFMAEVRTWTIQLLLRKQIFKVLHVLNKVGIDPAEHLMDLAQSSPEIEYRDFIVQHLDKLSLDLKGDTVTRWQDFKRHWMLLQYLEKSFESEGTFKQNKVFGAGKNRIIVNESEIKALTIEKIQACSQQWKSKIASALFLDSFEFSLLDFSTPLEMWNHLVEQNKAMILIRWINLQMSEVVRDMNARYNFFNNDSFVKKLLNVDTKGFPDEVLDTLDEIFRKWPITDEMIASISNSSCYEYTKMCIYDTLCSYGIVNDNETSDLNKIIARLARTKNLKLIDDIFTESCSNITKQHFYVELAKYCVKNKLYKVLTMCVEGNILDTDLSNVEQEAKDCINLWLLFKSIEQTSDRQSHVVPVYKTCQQIAKDDIDNYICSNPHLVLGMILLEDGANLFDVFSNDEFITFKDFKLPNKGYKEKLPHLHNVYKKYLDTNPFYESKDVSVYQLLSGYRGLDVSKIFEFQLINQNTSTVLCDKADRRSLGSLLANDVQVNASCVKALSQKSVDMPDFANEKLMKRYGYVAKLSHIYYLKQYRPCNASQAFVVQQYQMYNRLQDKSIKSACCEAHAVALQHWDDPAMVACAISFVAMIGCNPTRCRVHMTAARMIKEYLIYQKGYNQDKANKTVNDYMSKLIQSSDDAAKDILENLEEITMHTIQSKKNADGEVEMSVALFESQTLIKFAMLHNLPLPENLLRDFVKRGSWFNFLLFGDVFRYPLSQMLKLSQEFEQKSYAEHLKYIMMNRNVEEGSEKDCKTNSTNGQRRLNRLSSSEVSPSGSVTFEFPSRGVSRELWEVAAACHGPEDPPAALIRSAHLCREPLLVLLAGCYEPNAVFVLWAQWLLSSLATPAPDSALLATQQNVSPDQFQLVAELCLREGYVTTVHEAMLVFMPESPLALLTAFLCRTLKQRIFDCQTSKTLASFLQLCQRRYSVDANGLPSRLSKEAYQRFATALVKIALSQGFDSAFHQREFLKCLAVAQFGKGFSVPSPNFVTLHEILQISMETPTVVDVSKMLQDDSGQYLLQCVESYTASRNYDVALKIAKLASVPVNDILMAEWAHKHETLLMKEDAVDNKEWTLFIAKCSEAFKKAAVTFNDATDFLVYYVNEINDTVQKFYAYRIIMSWFEENLEYGQKRERIEHLMWDAYFKSDSQNEVFLNSYQSTLHFILNGQKDQSLSRKIGVVDTEKPFSMELREIEVESDVGNIENVVMLEDVEAVENWRRVINQLLELKLLVDAFRLSALFKVPSEHMYRSPPCPVQIIRTCLKLAEGTCLPYDLPQELRLVISSPYLQNKLTTSGISDASFEELVIIQEKQENATEGCQLAAREDADRLTALEALAARSGLSIAKHIAAYYRIALHIGWQYTAVLKYRGLSVDFINLVSGRTRMSLANLVFRTFNIPSKQIAEYLCHEMVAAIICPHLVKTSTFRQKEHFQYTLWGYALNSDIEMFLNMRPDCCSHIGRLILDHLMAFRKIYKSGATPVPESTLDDSCLDLETLTDEEYSNVESEEVESAITDGGTLNSAETASVYSTVSTVYTVGSKMTKDTRRNLFDVISRSNIHIRYEVKSNIRKITKGAKLSTKQVNIISIELLVVAHECFSCACDTEGVAVVLRSAQALTAQLLAARSWRLMVRLLTGLARYTEMAYVFQVLRDKHQFEFLLGQFDFMLGQQKEKITEFKQGLLDYLKTHCPGDTDTYIMVALHFNMYSEAANVKRKQALDLISDLEKLAIESAPKGSSRKPSLPVWVMIHDNNVTRSMLETALNHSTDAAELYLQGGCTGFAGEMAALAQNIALQMSLLNASPTRLILNKSTEQMYKLVSEYLSFMEGLVLLAQRGAAAWRELAYRRALGNDQAYLRDCAAYRPDVAHDFLTRYKTERNKTAVSQAAMTELRNLLR; encoded by the exons ATGGAAGGGTTGACCCAGAACGAGAAAACTATTTGGTCGTGTTGGGAAGAGAAGTCAGCAAGAGATGTGGTCCGCGAGGCTGCAAATAAAGGCAGCCACATAAACTTGGCTGTTAAATACTTGATGCATAAGAACTCGTGGAATGAAGACACTGCAAGAGATTGGTTTATGGCTGAA GTCAGAACCTGGACAATCCAACTTCTATTGAGAAAACAAATCTTCAAAGTACTTCATGTCTTAAATAAAGTCGGTATAGATCCGGCAGAACATCTCATGGATCTCGCTCAGTCTTCACCAGAAATTGAATATAGAGATTTTATAGTCCAACACCTAGACAAGCTATCGCTGGACTTGAAAGGTGATACGGTGACAAGGTGGCAAGACTTCAAGAGACATTGGATGTTGCTACAATACTTAGAAAAATCCTTTGAAAGTGAAGGCACTTTCAAGCAGAATAAAGTCTTTGGTGCTGGTAAAAATAGAATTATTGTAAATGAAAGTGAAATAAAGGCATTGACTATAGAGAAAATACAAGCTTGTTCTCAGCAATGGAAGAGCAAAATAGCTTCAGCTCTTTTCCTGGATTCATTCG AGTTCTCTCTCTTGGATTTCTCAACACCATTAGAAATGTGGAACCATCTTGTAGAACAAAACAAGGCTATGATTTTAATCCGTTGGATCAACTTGCAAATGTCAGAAGTAGTGAGGGACATGAATGCCCGATACAATTTCTTTAATAATGACAGCTTTGTCAAAAAACTCCTCAATGTTGACACTAAGGGCTTTCCAGATGAGGTTCTTGATACATTGGATGAAATTTTTCGTAAATGGCCCATCACTGATGAAATGATAGCTAGCATCTCTAACAGTAGCTGCTACGAATACACTAAAATGTGTATTTATGATACACTGTGTTCCTATGGCATAGTCAATGACAATGAAACTAGTGACTTGAACAAAATAATAGCCAGATTAGCACGGACTAAGAATCTGAAACTTATTGATGATATTTTCACTGAATCTTGCTCTAATATTACTAAACAACATTTCTATGTAGAATTAGCAAAGTAttgtgtgaaaaataaattgtataaagTGTTGACAATGTGTGTTGAGGGCAATATACTTGACACAGATCTCTCTAATGTTGAGCAGGAGGCCAAGGACTGCATAAATCTTTGGCTATTGTTTAAAAGCATTGAACAGACCTCAGACAGGCAGAGCCATGTAGTGCCCGTGTATAAGACTTGCCAGCAGATAGCCAAAGATGACATTGACAACTACATATGCTCCAATCCTCATCTAGTCCTTGGTATGATCCTCCTTGAAGATGGAGCAAACCTATTCGACGTGTTTTCAAACGACGAATTCATTACATTTAAAGACTTTAAATTGCCAAATAAAGGTTATAAAGAGAAGCTTCCTCATTTACACAATGTTTATAAGAAATATTTAGACACGAATCCATTTTATGAGTCTAAAGACGTCAGCGTGTATCAACTGCTTTCTGGTTACCGCGGTTTAGATGTATCGAAAATATTCGAATTCCAATTGATTAATCAAAATACTTCCACTGTACTATGTGATAAAGCGGACCGCCGCAGTTTGGGCAGCCTTCTAGCGAACGATGTGCAAGTGAACGCCAGTTGCGTAAAAGCATTGTCACAAAAATCCGTTGACATGCCGGATTTTGCGAATGAAAAGCTGATGAAAAGATATGGTTATGTGGCGAAATTGAGTCATATTTACTATTTAAAGCAGTACCGTCCGTGCAACGCCAGTCAGGCATTTGTTGTGCAACAGTATCAGATGTATAATCGCCTGCAAGATAAAAGTATAAAGAGCGCTTGCTGCGAGGCTCACGCTGTAGCTTTACAGCACTGGGATGACCCAGCAATGGTAGCCTGCGCCATATCATTCGTGGCCATGATCGGCTGTAACCCTACACGATGCAGAGTTCATATGACCGCAGCACGCATGATAAAAGAGTACTTAATATATCAGAAGGGATATAACCAAGACAAAGCTAACAAAACAGTGAACGATTACATGTCCAAGCTTATACAAAGCAGCGATGATGCGGCAAAGGACATATTGGAGAACCTTGAAGAAATAACTATGCACACgatacaaagtaaaaaaaatgcagATGGTGAAGTAGAAATGTCAGTTGCGCTGTTTGAATCCCAAACGTTGATAAAATTCGCAATGCTTCACAATCTGCCGTTGCCCGAAAATTTACTTCGGGATTTTGTAAAACGTGGCTCTTGGTTCAACTTTTTATTATTCGGCGACGTATTCAGATACCCTTTGAGTCAAATGTTGAAGCTCTCGCAAGAATTCGAGCAGAAATCTTACGCTGAGCATTTGAAGTACATCATGATGAATAGGAACGTGGAAGAAGGCTCAGAGAAGGATTGCAAGACCAACTCTACCAATGGGCAAAGAAGATTAAATAGACTGAGTTCTTCTGAAGTG AGCCCGAGCGGCAGCGTGACATTCGAGTTCCCGTCTCGCGGTGTATCCCGTGAGCTGTGGGAAGTGGCGGCCGCTTGTCATGGGCCCGAGGACCCGCCCGCTGCGCTCATCCGCTCCGCGCATCTCTGTCGCGAGCCTCTACTCGTTCTGCTTGCTGGCTGCTATGAG CCGAACGCGGTGTTCGTATTATGGGCGCAATGGCTGCTATCCTCACTAGCCACCCCAGCGCCGGACAGCGCTCTACTCGCAACGCAGCAAAACGTCTCTCCCGACCAGTTCCAACTGGTCGCAGAGCTGTGTCTGAGAGAAGGCTACGTTACTACAGTACATGAAGCCATGCTGGTCTTTATGCCG GAAAGTCCGTTAGCACTACTGACAGCGTTTCTCTGCCGCACTCTAAAGCAGCGCATATTCGACTGCCAGACCAGCAAAACTCTAGCCAGCTTCCTCCAACTCTGCCAACGGCGGTACAGCGTCGACGCCAACGGTTTACCCAGCCGGCTGTCTAAGGAGGCTTACCAGAGATTTGCTACTGCGTTGGTGAAGATAGCGCTTAGCCAGGGATTTGATAGCGCTTTTCATCAGAGGGAGTTTTTGAAATGTTTGGCTGTTGCGCAGTTTGGAAAAGGATTTTCGG TGCCTTCTCCAAACTTCGTAACATTACATGAGATCCTTCAAATATCCATGGAGACGCCGACAGTCGTGGATGTGTCTAAAATGCTGCAAGACGACTCGGGCCAGTACTTACTCCAGTGCGTTGAGAGTTACACTGCCAGCAGAAACTACGACGTCGCTCTCAAAATAGCCAAGCTGGCTAGTGTCCCCGTCAACGACATCTTAATGGCCGAATGGGCGCATAAACACGAAACGCTCTTAATGAAGGAAGATGCCGTCGACAACAAGGAATGGACTCTCTTCATAGCTAAATGCAGCGAGGCTTTTAAAAAAGCAGCAGTAACATTCAACGACGCTACAGACTTCTTAGTGTATTACGTGAACGAAATCAATGATACTGTGCAGAAGTTCTACGCATATAGAATCATCATGAGCTGGTTCGAGGAGAACTTAGAGTATGGGCAGAAAAGAGAGCGAATTGAGCATTTAATGTGGGACGCCTATTTCAAAAGCGATTCCCAAAACGAAGTGTTTTTAAACAGTTATCAGAGTACTCTGCATTTTATATTGAACGGACAAAAAGATCAGAGTTTATCGAGGAAGATAGGAGTCGTTGATACGGAGAAGCCTTTTTCGATGGAACTGCGAGAGATTGAAGTTGAATCTGACGTTGGtaacattgaaaatgtagtTATGTTAGAGGATGTTGAAGCGGTAGAGAACTGGAGAAGGGTTATTAACCAATTACTTGAGTTGAAGTTGCTTGTGGATGCGTTTCGTCTCTCCGCGTTATTCAAGGTGCCTTCAGAGCACATGTACAGGAGCCCGCCGTGCCCGGTGCAGATCATAAGAACGTGTCTGAAGTTAGCTGAGGGCACGTGCCTGCCGTATGATTTGCCGCAGGAACTGAGATTAGTTATCTCGTCGCCGTACTTGCAAAATAAATTGACCA CATCAGGCATATCAGACGCCAGTTTTGAAGAGCTTGTAATAATCCAGGAAAAACAAGAGAACGCAACCGAAGGCTGCCAACTAGCAGCCAGAGAGGATGCCGACCGCCTCACCGCTTTAGAAGCCCTAGCTGCCCGTAGTGGCCTCTCTATTGCCAAACACATCGCTGCTTATTATAGGATAGCGTTGCATATCGGCTGGCAATATACGGCAGTGTTAAAGTATAGGGGATTGTCGGtggattttataaatttggtcaGCGGACGCACTCGAATGTCGCTGGCGAATCTAGTGTTCAGGACGTTCAACATTCCATCTAAGCAG ATAGCTGAATACCTGTGCCACGAAATGGTAGCAGCAATAATCTGCCCCCACCTAGTGAAGACTTCTACGTTCCGTCAAAAGGAGCATTTCCAATACACGCTCTGGGGCTACGCTCTCAACTCCGACATCGAAATGTTCCTCAACATGCGACCCGACTGTTGCAGTCACATCGGAAGACTTATACTCGACCATTTGATGGCTTTTAGAAAGATTTACAAGTCTGGTGCAACACCAGTCCCTGAGAGTACTTTAGACGATAGTTGTCTGGATTTAGAAACGCTAACCGACGAAGAATATTCGAATGTCGAAAGCGAGGAAGTAGAGTCTGCTATAACTGATGGAGGTACTTTAAACTCGGCCGAGACGGCGTCTGTGTATTCCACGGTATCGACTGTGTACACGGTCGGAAGTAAGATGACGAAAGATACTAGGAGGAACTTATTTGATGTGATTTCTAGGAGTAATATACATATTCGCTATGAAGTCAAATCGAATATTAGGAAGATTACTAAGGGCGCTAAGCTATCGACAAAACAG GTGAACATAATATCGATCGAGCTGCTAGTGGTGGCGCACGAATGTTTCTCGTGCGCGTGCGACACAGAGGGCGTGGCAGTCGTGCTGCGCTCGGCGCAGGCGCTCACGGCGCAGCTGCTCGCGGCGCGCTCCTGGCGGCTCAT GGTGCGTCTGCTAACTGGCCTGGCACGGTACACCGAGATGGCATACGTGTTCCAAGTGCTACGCGACAAGCACCAGTTCGAATTCCTACTGGGGCAGTTCGACTTCATGCTGGGACAGCAGAAGGAGAAGATTACAGAGTTCAAACAG GGTTTGCTAGACTATCTCAAGACCCACTGTCCCGGCGACACGGACACCTACATAATGGTGGCGCTCCACTTCAACATGTACTCCGAGGCGGCCAACGTGAAGCGGAAACAGGCCCTCGACCTCATCTCCGACTTGGAGAAGTTGGCTATAGAGTCCGCGCCGAAGGGGAGCTCGAGGAAACCCAGCCTACCGGTGTGGGTGATGATACACGATAATAATGTTACCAG GTCGATGCTCGAAACAGCGCTCAACCACAGCACCGACGCAGCCGAACTGTACTTGCAA